The Melanotaenia boesemani isolate fMelBoe1 chromosome 3, fMelBoe1.pri, whole genome shotgun sequence genome contains the following window.
TAAAcatgcagcttcttttctgATTTGGAAATCATGTGAGTGTGAGTAATATGAAAATACTCTGTCACTGTACACCACCTTATTCATATTATGTGCAGACAAGCTAGAGCAGGAACCTTGCCAgtgtgttttaaagaaaaaaaaaggctccaCTTACATCCCAACTTTACTTCCTCATTGTACTGCCACTGTGTTCCAAGTAACAATAAATTACttggaacacaaacacacctccaGTTTCCTGTAAATACTCGTCTGTATGACCTTTTATTAGCTAATCTATGACGAGCACCTTTTTAAAGCAGTTGTATGATCAAAGGACTTGAGTATCTGGCTGCCATAACTGGTTAGTACTCACAATATTCTCTGTATGCTTTGCAGGAAAATCAAGGTTGGTTGCACTGTAAGCacgcaaaagaaaagaaaatattttgatcATTTGATCCCTTTGTGCTGTGCAGTCCTGTGAAATAAGCATGTACCACCTTGACCCCTGTGGTGTCTTTTCTGCACTTCTGTACCATTCTTCTGTCCACAGGCCAAATCTGTGGTGATCTCTTCATCTCTATCAACAATAATTTCATTgtcttttctatcttttttttttttctttcgccAAAGAGTTTTTTAAAGGGAAAGTGTAGATACAGAATAGTCTTACTATCCTCTGTGAAGTGACGGAGCAGTAGAAAAACTGTTGGTGTGCTCACATGTTCAGAAGAGGTTACAGAGATGTGATTTTTACCAGTTAGATGCAATAGTTCAGTGTACTGCAAATAGAACCAGTCTAGGGGGTAATGTGAAGCTACTGTGACCAAACTGTCAAGGGCCTTTGCCCTTGAAGTATTAAATGTTGTGTCCATTGTGTGTATTGACTTAAGAGTGGTTAAAGGTGCTGTTCTAAGCAAACATGCTGTAAATAGTATTCTTGTGTATTTTAACTCGATGCCAACTGCCTGCCTCTCAGCATTCAGTCACATATTCTGACTTTCTGATAAGTTTCAtgtctttttattgtttccaaATACAACTTGTCAGGCAGTACTGCAACACAATTCTAAAGAACTTGGAGGCATTCCTATGTTTATTGGCATATGAATATCTTTGGAATacattcttctttgtttttagaaGCActaagggaaaagaaaaaaaaaacccataaaaacaatgcataCAATAAAATTGAGAACCTCTTGATGAACTAACCTTGCTTCCTGCTTCTTGCTACTGTTCTCTGTCACATCCATTCAGTGCAACATTCTCCCAGCATGAAATTTGACTGAAAATGGAATCTGTAAATTATCAGTTAATGTAATGGTTTTAGTTTCCGTTAATTTATACTTAGTTGTGTTTTAAATATTCACAAATGTTGGGAGAAtgctatgtttttattttattttttgcaaccTGGTCTGGTATTCCTGGTGATTGACAAACTTTACAGAGCAATAAAATGGTAATTTTCCTGTCAGTAAATACAGCTGAGGTGTAGAGATGGATACCTCTGCTCTGAGGAAACACTTAAGCTTCCAACATTAAATGACTCAGTGTTGTGGGTGTGTGACACATGCCTGTGATCTCACAAACACTGTAACATCATCACTTGAAAGTCATGTAACAGAAATGTCTAATTTCTCAGCTTACACTAAAAGCAAGCAACATGCTCACTCGAGGAATAAACACTGTCTGACATATCATTGCTTCTGTTACCACAGGGGTTGCAACAGGCAGAAGGACAGTTAAACTCAAGGATATTCGGGATAGAGTGAGTGGAACATCCTGGGTCATCTTAGGGCCCGTGTGATGCTGTGGTTCTTTCTGCTATGATGGTTGCGGGTCATAATCATTCAGGTCTTATGATCTGCTGCCCTCTTTGTTAAACTTTCTCTGTGGGAAAACATTTGGGGCCATTTTTATAGTGTGCACCTTCTCTATTGCTTTGATAAATGAGATATCTGATTGAAAATCTGAGCCAGATTATTTTCCTCAAATGGATGACCAAATGCAGTCTTCACATagtatgcatgtttttttaatgaaaagatttACAAGTTTGAGCACCCAGCTTAAAATCTCTAAGTAAAAAAACAGTAGAGCGGTGCACTACCTCTCCAGAGTCAGCTAGATCCTCCTGGAAGTCTGTTATAAACAGcaatttttgtttgatttactaaAGAATGTTACAAGACAGTTTCCTGGTCCTCCAGACCTGAACATGAAGTCCACCCGTCTGGTTAATTACTTTTTCCTAAAACAATAATCTGAAAGTATTTGGCTTCTTAGAACTTTCTTTTGCAGTATAACGATCATTTATCTTAATATTAAGAAATATAGCCaataatttttgtgttttttttttcttttgtacaaaaCAGGAATAATATAtcaatatttctattttattttaaattttatgccTGCTGGAAATCAGCTCAAATTTTagtttaaactgaataaaatatttaaaaaatattcatttagaGCATGTAAATAAAAGGGCAATACAATAAATTTCATATTATAAGATGTGTTGAACAGAAGATACAAGACGTATAATGGACAGGATTGTCATCACTAATTTCCTGTTAGTTTTTCATTTGCTGCAAAATCCCAGTGGCTACCACTGAAAGAACTAATAAAAAGAAGAGTTGACTTTTATGTGTCATGCTTACTGTAGGAGCTCCATTCTATTATTAGGTTACACTTTGTgggcttttctctttttctcataaaaagggtttttctgctcttttttccCTAAATTCTGGAAAGTGGGTTACTGGATATTTCAGGTTTATTGCTTTCATGATGTATGCTGGAAAGAATGTTCAGGTCACTCTCAGTGATACTCCATAGGACAAATACCCCCTGACCTTAATATCCCTGTTACAGGTGACATCGCCTGTGCTGATGTCTTTCGCGAGTTTTCTGTCCTCGCATCTCTACAGCCCGAGAAGTTGAGGAGAAGGAGCATACAGTTCAGCCGTTGCAAGAAGCCATAATGATTTCCACTTCATTGCTCATTCTTCCATTGGTTTGGAATCAAAAGAGAGGCAAATGGTCAAAGGCCTGCAGGCACTTGTTAAAACTATTTAATGCAAATTTGAAAATGTTCTCTGTAAACCTTGTAAATATAGGCTATTTGTCCAATGTAAAGATTATAAAAGCCAGCTGGTTAAgccaaaatgtaatttaaacacACCAGTTGTAATGATGTCAATTTAGTTGTCATGACACCCATTTTAGTGTTTAGATTTGTCTGGCAAATAAATGGcaaaatacattaataacaCATAAAGTGACAAAAAAGAGGGggtatttttttaactaaacatttGAAGACAATATTATGCAAATGTATTATATTAATAAACAAGGTTAGGGTTAAAGTTTAAGATTCCTCTGGCTTTATATTTACTCTCCGTGATgagtaaaataaatttgatgTTTAAATCAGTGAAGTGCCCATTTGATGTTAATTGTTTCTCTCAAATGTTACATAAAAAATGATTTCCaagcttattttaaatttaatggcagtagtcaaataaaaataaacaaatgaaagtaaaattattttgtggagtgtttttattcagtgtttaatTTGAACATTTGCACCAGCAAGCCTCTGGGGAGTATGAAGAGAAAAACCCGCTACACAGGAGAATTTGTCAGGTGTGGTTTGTTAGCTGTGACAAATTGAAAACAAATGTAAGTTTGggctattattattatggacATTTTTTACTTAAGTTGCCACATTTACTATTCCGGATGACAGGCTGGCGACGGTAGGGAACTTTTTGTCTTCGTTCAAAtacagatgaagaagaagaaccggaAGTTTAGCTGCCCCTCCGGTTCGCGATAGTTAAAGCGACGCTGGTGTCATCGTATTATCGGTTTAGGGTTTGTCAACATAAACTACAACCTTATTTCGTGCCCAGCCACGAACGTATAATTTCACAGGGGTCTCTGGAGAGGTACGTCTGCATTACATGTCGCCAGTTAGTTAGTGGGAGAAATGTGGGAGGCAGCCTCCGTTCGTATCACAGCTGTTCCTGGTAGCCCTTGCTAAAGCTAGGAGGCTAAACACAAGTAGCAATGGCCTGCGTTAGCTGTTAGCTAACACTACTATTTCACCGGCAACAATCCGCGAGCTTTAGCTAAATCAAGTTAGCCTAGCTTAACAGACTACTGAAACCGTGATTTAAAAAGTCGCCAATCAAATACAATGTCATCCTGCTATTTGAATTTGGTCTAAAATGTCTGTTCAAAGTCAGCGATTGAGTAAGAGTTCGATCATGAGCATACCAACTTATCGATCTGCCCAGAAAGTCAGATTTAACATTAGCCTAGCTTACAGTGTACCGGATTAGCCTCAGCTACATAAATTACGTGAAGTAGACTCCTGTTTATTAGGAAGTGATACACACTTTTAACACTGCAACAGCTCGTGAACTGTTCATTACATGGCAGCTATGAGCATGATGAATTGATGAGTAGACAGAGATGCAGTTTCCTAATTTAGATTTAAGTTGTCTAACAAATGAGTAGACAATTGAAAGTACTTTTAGTTTCAAGTCTCAAAATATCACTGAATGACTACATTGTTGCATGGCAAGTTTGTTTATTCGTAGCACCATGAAACACCATCATCAGCTGAAGTTTCTTTACATTAGATAATAAACATGAACTCACAAAGACATAAgaatgattttatatatatatatatatatatatatatataaatatataaacaaaacaaaaaaaaaaaaaaaaacaggcgaTGGTGTAAGAACAAAAGGGCAAAACCTAGCGTTAAGGCACAATAAAAGACTGATGAGTAGTGTTAAACTTTGGGACTCCTATTAGATATTTTGATAAGGTATCTTCACTTTAGACTATATTTCTTTAGTGTACAACTTTATTATAGACgagttttttactttaaatgtttgaactTTAGATTATCCTCCTGTAGCCAAGTTGGAGTTGCTGTCACCACACTTCTTAACCATTTGGGACAATTTGTTTGCTTCATAAACAGATGACAAAATCAGCAGATGGTTGcatttttagaaaaacagaacaaaatatagATAGTTTACAACTCTTGAAGCGGCAACTAAGTTGTTATTGGCTTCAATTCACTGTAGTACTATTCACCTGTAATGTTAGATCATAAGCCAAAATGCAGACAATAGATTAATTGATGTCCACACAACCTACTGTCATCTGTTTTAATTAGGAACAACAAATGGGACAGTGACTGCATTACTTaagttatttccttttttctctctcttttttaaaacaaactaaccTATACAAGGACTTGCTTTTTACTTAAAGCTTTACATAAGCCAGTGACATCTTGGCACAAGTTGAAATCTTCTGAGTAATGGAAGaatatgtttgtctttttatatttttatagaatttgTAGTGACAGTGGTGCTACAATAGCATTTATAAAGGTAGATTTCTGTATTCCTGTCTTTTCAATCTCAGATGAACAACGCCGGGAATAAGAGAGCTCCAACTACAGCCACTCAACGACTTAAGCAGGATTACCTCAGGATAAAGAAAGACCCGGTGCCTTATATCTGTGCTGAACCGCTACCCTCCAACATCTTAGAATGGTAAGATCTCAGTCCTCACAAGTCATATTGCATAATATATCAATGAAGAAACAGTCAGTGCTTTAACTGGGACTGTcatgttttattagtgttaGATCATGCTTTCCAAAAATACTTTATGGAACATTCTTCAATACCATAACCCAGAGCAGAGTCAGGAACGGAAGAGGAAATTccgattatttatttatttatttattttcctcccaccatccaaaaacaTGCGTGTTAGGTTAATcagtcactctaaattctccctaggagtgagtgtgagcatgaatggttgtttgtctctctattATGGCCtccgatggactggcgacctgtccaaagtgtaccctgcctctcgcctgctaattgcttggattgactccagcttccccatgaccctgaattggactaagcagtatagaaattaattaataaaaaactttttaggatttatataataataaaaaataataaagaaagaaataataatagtaataattgttgtggttattattttaacaataacaatagACAACAGTAATAATggcaatattaataataataatatgtcgGGGCCCTGACacattgctctttttttttgatTTACATACAGTACCAGTCTAATGAGAATCTATTGTCCTGTGAGTATGTGTCTTGGAGCTATTTTAATCCTATCCTAGCCTTATTACACTAATGAAATGCTGTCagaacttattttatttattcaacaagCCCCGATTAGAATTAAATTAGTAGATACCCACTGCTATTCAGCCGAAAATGCTGCTTACTCGAATCATATTTCAGTCACACTTTAAACAAAATCAGGACTTTTCTGAAGGTATGTCTAATTTCTACTTGAGAATGTAACTGTTTACCTACTTTATCGACCGGTGATCAGATAAGAGATTAAGAGTTGAGATGTTTTTCCTAACggtcaataaaaacagacacacaagtTTACTGACCATAAAGCCTCACATGAACAATCTGAAAGGAAGAATTTGAGACAAAGTCTGAATGTTGTTGTCTGTAGGCAACAAACCTGACAGCTCATttagtcatgtaaaaaaaattagctTTTTTATCTGGTAACTGGATCAAAATGTCCTAATTGCACGGGGTTAAGATTGTTGCTACACATCTGAATAACCAAAGCTGTACACATCTTCAGCATATGAATGTGTTTAATTTACTGCCTGGATCAGAAAACTTATCTTCTCAGTGTTTACCTTCAGTTATATTGCAGTGCAACCTTTTGTGTTCCAAAAATGAATCATGTAAAGGTGAAGTTGTTTAAAAGCCTCAGAATCTACCAGGAATTATTATgatcaaaggaaaaaaacttttttaagggaaacctaaaataaaaatcacctgAGTGTGGTTGTTAGCACTTGTTTTCATGTTAATGTAATTCTACAAGATACCAACAATATTTATGTTAACATTCTtgaaaagttaaactttttgtttttctttctctaggCACTATGTAGTCAGAGGTCCTGAGAAAACGCCATATGAAGGTAAAACCTGAAAGGTTTACCGTAAATATTGCTGCAACTGGCTTCTGCTAATAAGCAAGTTGGAGCCTGTTTACTTGGTTTGAGTTCTGCTTGCAGTCTTTTCCGGCCGACTCATTTTTTCTGTCATACTTAATGTTGTGCTCTGTGTCTGCATGTGCGTCatgctttgctttttttgtagGAGGATATTATCATGGAAAGCTCATATTTCCTCGGGAATTTCCCTTTAAACCACCAAGCATCTATATGATAACACCAAATGGGAGATTCAAGTGCAACACCAGGTAAGAAATAAGATAATTGttgttcaaattaaaaataatttaagtttaaatgactaactaaattaataaaaaatctggattgctttttctttttccacaggTTATGTTTGTCCATCACAGACTTCCATCCAGATACATGGAACCCAGCTTGGTCCGTTTCTACAATTCTTACTGGTTTGCTCAGCTTCATGGTGGAGAAAGGACCAACCCTTGGAAGCATTGAGACCTCAGACTACACTGTGagttaaaacagataaataaataaacaggtaaAGGATGATGACATGAAGCATGTGACAGTTTACATAATTaatgcatctttttaaatttttttttccagaaacgACAGCTCTCAGCCCAAAGCCTGGCCTTCAACCTCAAAGACAAAGTGTTTTGTGATCTGTTTCCTGATGTAGTCGATGTAAGTGGAacactctttctctttctttctttctgtctgtctgtctgtctgtctgactgactgactcactgactgactgactaGTCAGTCAGTCATGCTGGACCATCATTCTATCTTTTTATATTCATCCTACAATTTAATATTCTCccacttttattttctctcactCTCCCAGGAGATCAAGCAGAAACAGAAGATCCAGGAAGAGTTAAATGCCCGCACTCAGCCCCTCCCTTTACCTGATGTGGTGCCCGACGGTGACCCTCAACAAGCCCACTATGGCCTCCCAGCCTTAAATGGAGGACAGGTCCCAGTGGGGGGTGCCAACCCTGCTCCTGGCCTGCAGCAGGCCAATCGCAACCATGGACTTGTAGGTGGGGCTCTAGCCAATCTGTTTGTGATTGTTGGCTTTGCAGCATTTGCCTACACAGTCAAGTACGTTCTGAGGAGCATAGCCCAGGAGTGAGAAGAGCCACTCTCCCCAAATTTGGTGAGCCCCTTTATGGACAACAAACTTGACAAACACACTACGTGGGAGAGAGATGTTAAACCCCTCCTCAACCACCACTACCACCATGGACTTTGGAAGACAAAAACTCAAAACCCACCCACCTGGGAGAGACTGTGAGCGGGAGGTGGGAGGGAAAGTGGATGGGAGTGGGAGTTTGGCCGGGGGGGTTGGAGGGGCTTTATTAAAATGGTTATGATCCACTTTGTGTTACAGTGGTTTATATCAGTCCTAGAAAGAAACTTGGCTCATGGGTTGTGAAAGAGTGTAGACAAATGTCTTCTCAGCAAGTCTCAACACCAAGACTGTTATCTTGAAGTCACCtgggcgtttttttttttttttttttcagttacaaAGACGAGGTTATTTTCTAAATGAGTGGGGAGATGAACACAACTGCTATTTCAGCGCTTGCTAGGACATTTCAACAAAACAAcccaacaaaaaacaatattaattgCTCCttaaaccagaaaacacaaaaatttcGTATTCAGCGCtttttgccttaaaaaaaaagctttttcccTCCTTTGTTGTGCTTAGTGCTGTAGTTCATCCAAACTGAACATTACAAGTTGTCAAGACCACATGCTGAACCACTGGCAATCGTGTTTATTCGGACCAGTGTTTCAGAATAAAGTCCACCACCATGCATTTCAAAATGTTGCAAAGCTGAATTCTTATCATGCTTAAGTGGAACAACTCTTATGGTCGGATGTCATTGCTAGTTTTTGGCATAAGATTGGCACCTTGGAGCAGAAATTGTCATACAGTTTCAGATTAGCCTGAGGATGTACACGCATTAATATAATACATGTTGGAGGGCTAGATAAAGCATAGAGATTCTCTAAagaggaaatgtaaaaaaaaaaaaacaccattgtTCTGCAATTGAATATTACATACTCCACAGGCTTAAAACCTTAACTGATCAAACAGGTTTGCTTCTGAGGAATACTTCTGTGGAAAAATGTCTGATTGGTTAGCACgtaagcttttgtttttttttttaagcccagTTTTCAGAGTATGGTGTTAAATGGCAGCTGAATAAATATTGCACATCATCAGATTTCATGAGGACCATGAAGTTATCACATGCTaatcacaaaatgtttttgttttcattgttatgCAAGTGGTATTAATCTGGGTCAAGGAGGAAACCTGTTTTTCTGATAAAATGCTATTCCCTTAGAAAACAGAACATTCATTCATACTGACTGGAGACATAGATAGATGGTACTGTCTGATATCTGATAGACCTCCACACCAGTTGGTAAAATACTCGTGGCATGTCTGTCACAATCTCAAAAAAATGTCagtgaattttatttttttttagcacaggTTGAAACTCGGAACAAGCTCATGCTGAGTAACAGAGGAATCAAAGGACTGATGGTGACGTTAAATGGACTGATCAAGTTTAATTAATCGTATCCCTTTAATCTCAGATTAAAGTGTTTTAATATCTGTAAATTGATTTTATAAAGTGAACATTGTCAATACACAAACAGGGTGTTAACACCCATGATGGAGCTATGGATTCATTAAAGTCTGATGAGTTCTCTCCAGTCAACCCATGAGCCAAGCAATGTCTGCACTGCAGGAACTTGAGACCAGAACCTTTTTGAATTTGGCTTAGCTGACCAGTATACCACCAGTCTGTTTAGGTCCAAATAAAGACACATGAAGAGaaccaatttttttatttctgtatattacattttctttttcacaatgtttttttttttcctttttgtgtttttgttttatttatagaaaGGGCCAGCTGGTCTAGTGTTTGCTAGGCAAGGCAGTAAGTCAAACACAGCCAACGGCCTCAGCTCACATAATTGCTGATAATTTACTATTGTGCATTGCATTTAGTAAAGATGGTTCTATTTTGTGTCTAATGTTTAAGCAGAGAAGTCATCTGAAAGCTGAAGATTCTCCTGTCTATTGCTCTACTTTTCTTGGCACCATCTCACAAAGGATATCAAAAAAAAGGCAAACTGATAATGGGAGTGCGTTTGTGTAGTGATACAGCAAATGCTGAAATTTCCATGCTTCAGTTaatcttgtgtgacatgttttcatagtaaatgcaaataaattacCCTGCTTGGCAGGGCATTTAATAATACCCTCTTTGAATGTGCTTCTGTGACAATGACCAAGTTGTTGCTGGAAAACAGACaagtactttaaaataaaatagaattgaAACACTACAGAGCCATTTTTATCAGGTGTTTCAGGAAGTAATTTGAGTCTGCTTACACGGCATTCCATGTAAGCTTGTTTACCTGACAGTAGCTTTTCCTTGGAATTATGACTCTGCGGGGAGTGTTAAAAGAGAGGAGACAGCCAGGAGCCGCAGTAAATTTCAGTCAGTTCAGCAAAGACTTTAATCTGAACAGTAAAGGTGTCAACGCTGCATCAAGTGAGTATTTTCATGGATAGATGGTAATACTATGTGCTTTTAAGTGAGTTTATTGTTGGACATTTACTATTAAGAAAGCTTTATCCTCTCTTTTAAGTCATTgttttgtgaatttttttttacctggaaTCTTATTTTAACTCAGCTATTTGCATCCCATTGTTTTGCAGGTCTTTTTTCTTGTGAAGGAATCTTCTACTCAATACTCCACGACGTCACCATGTATGCAAACGAAGAGCTGGAGTGCATTGTGTGCTGTAATGAGTACTCCCGCAGTGATCGGGTCCCACGTGTTCTTCATTGCAATCACACTTTTTGTGCCCCTTGCCTGGAGCAAATGTCCACGCTTTGCGGTGCCATCTACTCAGTCTCCTGTCCTCTGTGCCGCTGGCGCACCTGCACCCGAGCCAGCCTGACCCTGTCTGGTGCCCTCTGGGTCAACACAGAGATATGGGACCAAATTTCAGAGCGTCAAGAGCAAAATGATTCAGAGAAAGATTTGAAAGAAACAGTGAAGTCAAGCAGCAGTTCAGCACTGTaagtatataatttttttcagcttttattactcccatttattattttattaaagaataGCTGTGGATTTATTTTTGAACATCTCGTGTCTAAAGAAAACCTCTccctctgttttttctgtagcCGTCATTCAAGTCAGTCTGGTGCCAAGTCATTGGTCCATACACTCtttatgtgtttttctgcaAGAACAAGTGTTTAACTACTGATGGTGCAATGCCATGAAGAATTCCTGCAGCCCTTATATTTGTTATTATGTTTGGACTGATACATGTGTGTAAGACGGAGTAAACCTCACATGATGGAAGGTCATGTCAGCGAAAGACAAATGGTGTGACTATGTGTCTTCTGAGGAAGGACCGACGGCCTAAACAGCTTCGTGGGGAGTTTTCAATGTATTAAAATGGAGTGGACCTCAGTGTGACTCCAAAAGGACGGCTTTTAGATTTAACTGTGAAGGTATCTGTTATACATGGcactgtaaagtttttttttttttagcacaattaaacttaatgaaaaattcaaacaaaatctgaaaatataTATGAGGCAGACTTGTCTTTAAATATAAAGATGATTTAATATGTGGTAATCAGATTTGCTGTacataatataatttattccAAATAAGTTATTggatttatgtgtattttttaaaactgtttattttatttttttttactgctaaCATTTGTTGTACATTTGTTAATcagatgtttgtcttttttacatttcgtataataaaaatgaaggaTTAAGGCATCCTGTGTTTCatgaaatttatttaacaatcaGCTACATGGACGTCCGTCTATGGTAGAGAATTATattgtataaaaatatatgCATGAAGTATAAAAGTGTTTGGGATATATTTGGGGAGAGTTATATTGAAATGTCCAAGG
Protein-coding sequences here:
- the ube2j2 gene encoding ubiquitin-conjugating enzyme E2 J2, which codes for MNNAGNKRAPTTATQRLKQDYLRIKKDPVPYICAEPLPSNILEWHYVVRGPEKTPYEGGYYHGKLIFPREFPFKPPSIYMITPNGRFKCNTRLCLSITDFHPDTWNPAWSVSTILTGLLSFMVEKGPTLGSIETSDYTKRQLSAQSLAFNLKDKVFCDLFPDVVDEIKQKQKIQEELNARTQPLPLPDVVPDGDPQQAHYGLPALNGGQVPVGGANPAPGLQQANRNHGLVGGALANLFVIVGFAAFAYTVKYVLRSIAQE